Proteins found in one Ovis aries strain OAR_USU_Benz2616 breed Rambouillet chromosome 19, ARS-UI_Ramb_v3.0, whole genome shotgun sequence genomic segment:
- the GNL3 gene encoding guanine nucleotide-binding protein-like 3 produces the protein MKRPKLKKASKRMTCHKRYKIQKKVREHHRKLRKEAKKRGRKKPRKDPGVPNSAPFKEALLREAELRKQQLEELKQQQKLDRQKEQNKKRKLETDPDVELSNTEPESGQRKAKRAKTSKQSPKMLHCQELKKVIEASDVVLEVLDARDPLGCRCPQVEEAIIRGGQKKLVLVLNKSDLVPKENLENWLSYLKKELPTVVFKASTQLKDKRKRIKVKKKAALSKSEACVGKEGLWKLLEGFQKTCGKAIHVGVIGFPNVGKSSVINSLKQEQICSVGVSMGLTRCMQLVPLDKQITIIDSPCFIVSPLNSAPALALRSPASIEEVKPLEAASAILSQADAQQVVLKFTVPVFTNSLEFFTSFAQRRGLHQKGGSPNVERAARVLWSEWTGAFLVYYCHPPASWTPPPHFNESIVTDMKWGFDLEELEKNNAHSIQAIKSPHLASSILFQSSGLTNGVIDEKDIPEELPKQKKQKQEQEESYEDVRIDQGIVDKEGDDESLDMSPAEEACEALPEKSQAEKQSAPSFVLDKMTEEEDDAYDFSTDYV, from the exons GTTCGAGAGCACCATCGAAAGTTGAGGAAAGAGGCTAAAAAACGGGGTCGAAAGAAGCCTAGGAAAGACCCAGGAGTTCCAAACAGTGCTCCTTTTAAGGAGGCTCTTCTTCGGGAAGCTGAGCTAAGGAAACAGCAG CTTGAAGAACTGAAACAGCAGCAGAAACTTGACAGGCAAAAGGAacagaacaagaaaagaaaacttgaaacTGACCCTGATGTTGAGCTATCTAACACAGAACCT GAATCAGGGCAACGCAAAGCTAAGAGAGCCAAGACAAGCAAACAGAGTCCGAAGATGCTGCACTGCCAGGAACTTAAAAAG GTGATTGAAGCCTCAGATGTTGTGCTAGAGGTGTTGGATGCCAGAGATCCTCTTGGTTGCAGGTGTCCCCAGGTAGAAGAAGCCATCATCAGGGGCGGACAGAAAAAGCTGGTACTTGTATTAAATAAATCAG ATTTGGTACCAAAGGAGAATTTGGAGAACTGGCTAAGTTATTTGAAGAAGGAATTGCCAACAGTGGTGTTCAAAGCCTCAACACAACTTAAGGACAAAAGGAAGCGTATCAAG GTAAAGAAGAAAGCTGCTCTGTCCAAAAGTGAAGCCTGTGTTGGAAAAGAAGGCCTTTGGAAGCTTCTTGAAGGTTTTCAGAAAACTTGTGGCAAAGCCATTCACGTTGGGGTAATTG GTTTCCCAAATGTGGGGAAAAGCAGCGTCATCAATAGCTTAAAGCAAGAACAGATATGCAGTGTTGGTGTATCCATGGGGCTCACGAG GTGCATGCAGCTTGTCCCCTTGGACAAACAAATCACGATCATAGACAGTCCGTGTTTCATTGTGTCTCCACTTAACTCTGCTCCTGCACTTGCTCTGAGAAGTCCAGCAAGTATTGAGGAAGTAAAACCACTGGAAGCTGCCAGCGCCATCCTGTCCCAGGCTGATGCCCAGCAG gtaGTACTGAAATTTACTGTCCCAGTCTTTACGAATTCTCTGGAATTTTTTACTTCATTTGCTCAGAGAAGAGGACTGCACCAAAAAGGTGGAAGCCCAAATGTAGAAAGGGCTGCCAGAGTGCTGTGGTCTGAGTGGACAGG tGCTTTCTTAGTTTACTATTGCCATCCCCCTGCATCTTGGACTCCTCCTCCACATTTTAATGAGAGCATTGTGACAGACATGAAATGGGGCTTTGATCTGGAAGAACTGGAAAAGAACAATGCACACAGCATACAAG CCATCAAGAGCCCTCATTTAGCCAGTAGCATCCTCTTCCAGTCATCGGGTCTGACAAATGGAGTGATAGATGAAAAGGACATACCTGAAGAATtgccaaaacagaaaaaacagaagcaggagcaggaggagagctATGAAGATGTCAGGATAGATCAGGGAATTGTTGACAAAGAAGGTGAT GATGAGAGCTTAGACATGTCCCCTGCAGAAGAGGCCTGTGAGGCACTGCCTGAGAAGTCTCAAGCAG AGAAGCAGTCTGCACCATCTTTTGTCTTGGATAAAATGACTGAAGAGGAAGATGATGCTTATGACTTCAGTACAGATTATGTATAA
- the GLT8D1 gene encoding glycosyltransferase 8 domain-containing protein 1 isoform X1 — MVYKAVSYWKYFIIMTAIKNSDLKLGSWKLNLKQVYGRIYHIFTSCFCLNKSVGILMATVMYLLTLGACFCFVGLITNIYIRQKRKMSFRKVNIVILVLAVALFLLVLHHNFLGLSSLLRNEVSDSGIVGPQPVDFIPNAPQRVVDGREEDIPVVIAASEDRLGGAIAAINSIQHNTRSNVIFYIVTLNGTADHLRSWLSSGNLKSIRYKIVNFDTKLLEGKVKEDPDQGESIKPLTFARFYLPILVPRAKKAIYMDDDVIVQGDILALYNTPLKPGHAAAFSEDCDSTSAKVVIRGAGNQYNYIGYLDYKKERIRKLSMKASTCSFNPGVFVANLTEWRRQNITSQLEKWMKLNVEEGLYSRTLAGSITTPPLLIVFYQQHSTIDPMWNVRHLGSSAGKRYSPQFVKAAKLLHWNGHFKPWGRTASYTDVWEKWYIPDPTGKFSLIRRHVEISHTK, encoded by the exons ATGGTATACAAGGCTGTAAGttattggaaatattttattattatgactGCCATAAAAAATTCAGATCTCAAGTTGGGTTCTTGGAAACTTAATTTAAAACAAGTTTATGGCAGAATATACCATATATTCACTTCTTGTTTCTGTCTGAATAAAAGCGTAGGCATTTTGATGGCGACTGTAATGTACCTACTGACTTTGggggcttgtttttgttttgtagggttaataactaatatttatataagacagaagagaaagatgTCATTTCGTAAAG TAAACATCGTCATCCTGGTCCTGGCTGTTGCTCTCTTCTTACTGGTTTTGCATCATAACTTCCTTGGTCTGAGCAGTTTGCTGAGGAATGAGGTTTCAG ATTCAGGAATTGTGGGGCCTCAGCCAGTGGACTTTATCCCAAATGCTCCCCAACGTGTGGTAGATGGGAGAGAAGAAGATATTCCTGTGGTCATTGCTGCATCTGAAGACAGGCTCGGAGGGGCCATTGCAGCCATAAACAGCATTCAGCACAATACTCGATCCAACGTGATTTTCTACATTGTTACACTCAATGGCACAGCAGACCATCTCCG GTCCTGGCTCAGCAGTGGTAACCTGAAAAGTATCAGGTACAAAATTGTGAATTTTGACACTAAACTTTTGGAAGGGAAAGTAAAGGAGGATCCTGACCAGGGGGAATCCATAAAACCA TTAACCTTTGCAAGGTTCTACTTGCCAATTCTGGTTCCCAGAGCAAAGAAGGCCATATACATGGATGATGATGTAATCGTGCAAG GTGATATTCTTGCCCTGTACAATACACCACTGAAGCCAGGACATGCAGCTGCATTTTCAGAAGATTGTGATTCAACCTCTGCTAAAGTTGTCATCCGTGGAGCAGGGAACCAG TACAATTACATTGGATATCTTGACTATAAGAAGGAAAGAATTCGTAAACTTTCCATGAAAGCCAGCACCTGCTCATTTAATCCTGGAGTTTTTGTTGCAAACTTGACAGAATGGAGAAGACAGAATATAACTAGCCAGCTGGAAAAATGGATGAAACTCAATGTAGA AGAGGGACTGTATAGCAGAACACTGGCTGGCAGCATCACAACGCCACCCCTGCTGATCGTTTTCTATCAGCAACACTCCACCATCGACCCTATGTGGAACGTTCGCCACCTCG GTTCCAGTGCTGGAAAACGATATTCACCCCAATTTGTAAAGGCTGCCAAGTTACTCCATTGGAATGGGCACTTTAAGCCATGGGGAAGAACTGCTTCATACACTGACGTCTGGGAAAAATGGTATATTCCGGACCCAACAGGCAAATTCAGCCTAATCCGAAGACATGTGGAGATCTCACATACCAAGTAA
- the GLT8D1 gene encoding glycosyltransferase 8 domain-containing protein 1 isoform X2 — protein MSFRKVNIVILVLAVALFLLVLHHNFLGLSSLLRNEVSDSGIVGPQPVDFIPNAPQRVVDGREEDIPVVIAASEDRLGGAIAAINSIQHNTRSNVIFYIVTLNGTADHLRSWLSSGNLKSIRYKIVNFDTKLLEGKVKEDPDQGESIKPLTFARFYLPILVPRAKKAIYMDDDVIVQGDILALYNTPLKPGHAAAFSEDCDSTSAKVVIRGAGNQYNYIGYLDYKKERIRKLSMKASTCSFNPGVFVANLTEWRRQNITSQLEKWMKLNVEEGLYSRTLAGSITTPPLLIVFYQQHSTIDPMWNVRHLGSSAGKRYSPQFVKAAKLLHWNGHFKPWGRTASYTDVWEKWYIPDPTGKFSLIRRHVEISHTK, from the exons atgTCATTTCGTAAAG TAAACATCGTCATCCTGGTCCTGGCTGTTGCTCTCTTCTTACTGGTTTTGCATCATAACTTCCTTGGTCTGAGCAGTTTGCTGAGGAATGAGGTTTCAG ATTCAGGAATTGTGGGGCCTCAGCCAGTGGACTTTATCCCAAATGCTCCCCAACGTGTGGTAGATGGGAGAGAAGAAGATATTCCTGTGGTCATTGCTGCATCTGAAGACAGGCTCGGAGGGGCCATTGCAGCCATAAACAGCATTCAGCACAATACTCGATCCAACGTGATTTTCTACATTGTTACACTCAATGGCACAGCAGACCATCTCCG GTCCTGGCTCAGCAGTGGTAACCTGAAAAGTATCAGGTACAAAATTGTGAATTTTGACACTAAACTTTTGGAAGGGAAAGTAAAGGAGGATCCTGACCAGGGGGAATCCATAAAACCA TTAACCTTTGCAAGGTTCTACTTGCCAATTCTGGTTCCCAGAGCAAAGAAGGCCATATACATGGATGATGATGTAATCGTGCAAG GTGATATTCTTGCCCTGTACAATACACCACTGAAGCCAGGACATGCAGCTGCATTTTCAGAAGATTGTGATTCAACCTCTGCTAAAGTTGTCATCCGTGGAGCAGGGAACCAG TACAATTACATTGGATATCTTGACTATAAGAAGGAAAGAATTCGTAAACTTTCCATGAAAGCCAGCACCTGCTCATTTAATCCTGGAGTTTTTGTTGCAAACTTGACAGAATGGAGAAGACAGAATATAACTAGCCAGCTGGAAAAATGGATGAAACTCAATGTAGA AGAGGGACTGTATAGCAGAACACTGGCTGGCAGCATCACAACGCCACCCCTGCTGATCGTTTTCTATCAGCAACACTCCACCATCGACCCTATGTGGAACGTTCGCCACCTCG GTTCCAGTGCTGGAAAACGATATTCACCCCAATTTGTAAAGGCTGCCAAGTTACTCCATTGGAATGGGCACTTTAAGCCATGGGGAAGAACTGCTTCATACACTGACGTCTGGGAAAAATGGTATATTCCGGACCCAACAGGCAAATTCAGCCTAATCCGAAGACATGTGGAGATCTCACATACCAAGTAA
- the SPCS1 gene encoding signal peptidase complex subunit 1, producing the protein MLEHLSSLPTQMDYKGQKLAEQMFQGIILFSAIVGFIYGYLAEQFGWTVYIVMAGFAFSCLLTLPPWPIYRRHPLKWLPVQDSSTEDKKPGERKVKRHAKNN; encoded by the exons ATGTTGGAGCATCTGAGCTCACTGCCCACGCAAATG GATTACAAGGGCCAGAAGCTAGCTGAACAGATGTTTCAGGGAATTATTCTTTTTTCTGCA atagttggatttATCTACGGGTACCTGGCTGAACAGTTCGGGTGGACTGTCTATATAGTTATGGCTGGATTTGCTTTTTCGTGTTTG CTGACACTTCCTCCATGGCCCATTTATCGCCGGCACCCCCTCAAGTGGTTACCTGTTCAAGACTCAAGCACAGAAGACAAGAAACCAGGGGAGCGAAAAGTTAAGAGACATGCTAAAAATAATTGA